The sequence cacagtcacgagttgtgagtcgttTCGTTCACTTTGGAAGGAAATCGGGAAATGCGCTCGATGGCTCTTTGCGCTGCtctctgctttgctctcACTCTTTTTGCCATCTCCACTTTTGAGAGTGATCAcacaccatcaccatctgGCCTCGGATCTTAgccttgtccttcttgatcCTCCGCGCCGTTTTCTTTATCTCACATCCGTACTCTAGGGCCCGCGACGCTGCCTTGGAAGCTCTTCTCCACTGTACCTcacaagcagcttggttTGAACACGACCTTGTCATCTCATCACCGCAATGTCTGCTCCCGTCGCTCCTCCACAAGCCGCCGTTTACCCACCGGGTGTTCAGTCGCCTCCTCCTTCGGGAGCAGAGCGTGTCGGTCCCGGCGCTCCGTCGCCATTCGTCGATGAGAAGCGCACAGCCTACCCTTCCGGTCTAACCCCGCCTATCTCGTCGCAACCTTCCACGTCGATGTTCGGCTTCTTCCAGCCCATCGTCACTCCCGTCAGCAATGCTCTCGCGCGCATCCAAGACATTCGCACTCGGCTTGAACTGTCCAACCCAGGCACTGTTGAGCATCTGCAGAGAGAGGTCAAGGGCGTTCACACCACCAACTTTATGTTTGACGGCGCACGTGCTGACTTGACCAAAGCGATCAGCATCAACCCCATCTTCCAGGTCACGCACGCGTTCTCAATGGGCTCGCAAGCGGCTCCGTCCTCGTACAACTTTGGTGCTGTTTACGGCGACAACAAGAACTTTTTCCAGGCAGGCCTCGATGACGGACTCAATGTTACCATGCGTGCCAACCGTGGCTGGGTGGCTGGACACACGACCAAGGTGCAAGCGCAGCTCACAGCGACGCCGGGCCAATCGTTTGTCCAGATCGAACACGACTACCAGGGCACCGACCACTCGGCCAACTTTAAAGCGCTCAACCCATCACCTACCGATCTGACGGGCATCTACATTGTCAACTACTTGCAGAGCTTGACGCGCAACTTTGCGTTTGGTGTCGAGACCGTCTACCAACGTCCCTCTGCCGATATGGAGGAGGCCAGTACGGGATACATTGCCAAGCTTACCGGCGATAAGAAGGACTGGATCGCTACCGCTCAGGTTCAACCACAGGGCGTGGCACAGTGCACCTACTACCACAAGCTGTCCGAGCAGGTGGATGTGGCAGCTGATTTGCAGATGATCACCATGGCGCAGAAGCGCGAGGCGGCGGCTACGTTGGGTGCGCGTTATAACTTCAGAATGGCTACTTTGAGGGCACAGATTGATTCGGCGGGCAAATTGAGCTCTGTATACGAGACCAGGTTGTCCCCCGCATTCGGCTTGACATTTGCCGGTGAGATCGACCATCTGCAGGGCGCCGCCAAGTTCGGTTTTGgcgtcagcatcgagagcggCAACGAGATGGATCCCAACGCTCCTCCCCCTACACCTCCTTCGGTGCCTATGTAAGGATCTGCGACGCAGTGCTCTTTCACCACCCCTCTCGAAAGATATGATTCCTCCATCTTTCATTCCGACGTCGCTCGGTATTTGCAAATGTGCCATAACGCTCATGTGTACACCATGTAGAAAATCCAAAATTCCAGAATCGTCGCATCCAACACTTGTGTGTTTGCAAACGAGCTCGGATCTGTGAAGCGCGAGTCTGGGTAAACAGATTGTGGGAAGCAAAAGAACCATGGGCAGTTTGATGCTAATGATGCGAGGTGGTAGAAGTACAAAGGGGTGGGTGCAACTGTGCGGGATGAAAGCGGGAAACATTTGAAGGATCTGCAGGTTATTGGGCCATACCTTGATCAGGGAGTCGCTCGATTCGGAACTGTCTACTTGCGATGTACATGAGTGGGATACCGGGGACTTTTCTGACTCTCCTTCTCAACTCTCTATCGCATGTGGCTACAATGTAGCATTTGTGACTTGTGATTCTTTCGATGATGCAGTCGTCGGCGTATGTACCCTTGTGACTGCATTCGAGTCTTTCGAAGCGTGGATCTCGCGCGACTCTGAGAGCTATTCGATACTTGGGACCGAGCTTTTCCAGTTCGCTGATTACACAGCTTGTGATGCAGGGAATGCTCTTTGCGTACAAGCAGTCCATCATTCCTTGTACCAGTTCGATCTTGTTCTGTAGCGCAAAGTTGATAAAGTTGGTATCCACCAATACTCTATACGGAGGTCCTAATTGCGTGTTGTGTTCGAAAAACATCGATGAGGCTGGTGTGGAAATGTGACGAACCACCGTTCCGTCTGGTGTGATTgtggatgaagacgacgacgcttTTTTCGCCGCTGTTTGCACCGTAGAGTTGGCTTTCAATCGATCATCTTTCGGGTTGAGCATGCGTTTGACTTGGCCGAATTTGCGAacttgcttcttcttgcccaTCTTGAACAAAGCGCTTGGATGCGGTCGAGTTAGATCGCACGACTTGCAGATCTGACTTTTGGTAAGCGAAAAATATAGACTATGTGTTGATGCCCTCTTGTTGAatgtcgagatggtcgTTGTTGATGGGTGGCGAACGATGATGATCCAGGATCGTGTGGGAAAGCAAGAAAAAGTTGTCAACGGAAAGCGTTCgacaaaatcacgaatcgtgaaatcacaaatctgattcacgattcacgattcacgattcacgattcacgattcacgattcttgaaTCTTTCAAGCGCTCCTGCAGACGAACTTTTTTTCCCCATCTTCAGCTCCACTTTCCGACACCTCTCAACATCTCCGCGCCGAACGCAGTGATACGAATCTAACACTCCGATTATGATTTCGCGTTTCTACGTTCACACGTCAGGTTTCCAGGTTTGTGTTTCGCCTTGCGTTCACCTCACACTTTCTCCATATCGCAATGagtcgacgatgacgatgataACATTGAGAATCCAGTGAATGTGGCTACAGAGCATAATGACAGTGCTACAGAGTATAATAGAATGAAAAGGTACAAGTCGCACACGATCGATACAACTTGTTGCACCGAATTGTTCGACGAAACCAGCGTCGATCGGCTCGACATGTTGCAACAGAGAGGGTAATCAATCAACAAGCTTGGTATTTTTCCTTCTCCACTCTCTCGTAGAGTCGCCATGAAGCTGCGACGTGGAGTCATATACTCCCGACTCTTCCGATGCAGACATTATGGCAT comes from Mycosarcoma maydis chromosome 1, whole genome shotgun sequence and encodes:
- a CDS encoding putative PINc domain nuclease; this encodes MGKKKQVRKFGQVKRMLNPKDDRLKANSTVQTAAKKASSSSSTITPDGTVVRHISTPASSMFFEHNTQLGPPYRVLVDTNFINFALQNKIELVQGMMDCLYAKSIPCITSCVISELEKLGPKYRIALRVARDPRFERLECSHKGTYADDCIIERITSHKCYIVATCDRELRRRVRKVPGIPLMYIASRQFRIERLPDQGMAQ
- a CDS encoding putative protein channel TOM complex structural subunit; this encodes MSAPVAPPQAAVYPPGVQSPPPSGAERVGPGAPSPFVDEKRTAYPSGLTPPISSQPSTSMFGFFQPIVTPVSNALARIQDIRTRLELSNPGTVEHLQREVKGVHTTNFMFDGARADLTKAISINPIFQVTHAFSMGSQAAPSSYNFGAVYGDNKNFFQAGLDDGLNVTMRANRGWVAGHTTKVQAQLTATPGQSFVQIEHDYQGTDHSANFKALNPSPTDLTGIYIVNYLQSLTRNFAFGVETVYQRPSADMEEASTGYIAKLTGDKKDWIATAQVQPQGVAQCTYYHKLSEQVDVAADLQMITMAQKREAAATLGARYNFRMATLRAQIDSAGKLSSVYETRLSPAFGLTFAGEIDHLQGAAKFGFGVSIESGNEMDPNAPPPTPPSVPM